The Streptococcus sanguinis genome contains the following window.
TGTATTTCCCCTTCCTAATATTGCAAACAATTGTAGACATTCTTTAACTGTGAGCCTTTTAGGCAGCGATACATCTTGCAAAACAGCGCTGCATATTGAGAAAATATATCGTCTGGTTTTATTAAAATATACAGGTTTGTTAAATATTGTTATTTCTCCCTTTTCCCAAGGAATCAGACCCAGTATACAATTAATAAGTGTAGATTTTCCAGATCCATTTTCCCCTACAAGTCCGTACACTTTCCCTTTTTCCAAGAATAAATCAATATTATCAAGAATCTTATCATTAGAGTAAGAAATTGTTAAATTATGAATCTCAACAGCATTTACCATCATCAAACTCCTTCATTCACACTTTTTTTATCGGCACCCACAATTCAATGTAAAAATCAGAAGATTTAACATTGTTTCCATGGTATAATTCCAGTTCATAACTATCTGCATATTTATAACCTTCTTGAGGTAAGAATACACCAACCAAATAATTCCAAGCGCTATGAATATTTGCAGGAACCTCACCTTCTAAACCTAGGACTGCATATTTCATTGCTGGAATCTCAATAACAGTAAGGCCCATTTGAATCGCTTGCTTTTCAATAACATTGTCAGACAGATGATAAGCAATCATATATTGGATCTCAGTATTCTCCTCCGTTTGAAAATAAAGACCATACATTTCTATGCTTTCGGGTTTAATATATCCTATCTTTTCTTGTAATTTTTGACCTAAATTCTGCCAAACTTCTATTGACATCTCGTCAGGACTCAAACTCTGGCTTATTCCCACTAATTTAAAAGACTCTTTTTCTTTAATACTCGCATCGAACTCTCCTCCACTAATTGTTACTGAAAACCTTAACGGCTGAGCTATATGAAAGCTTTGTCCTGACTTTACGTCAGATGGAGATATCCCATGAAACTTTTTAAATGCATAGGAAAATGAATCAGGAGAACTATATCCATAAGTCATAGCCACTTCAGCAATGTTCCCCCGTCCTTCCTGTAGATCCTCAGCTGCTTTACTCAGCTTTCGAAACCGAATATATTCTCCTAAAGAAATGCCACTTATAATCGAAAAAATTCTGGCAAAAACATCATACGAATAGGAAGTTATTCGATAAATTTCTGATGATTCAATATTAGAATCTAAATGATTATCAATGTATTCTAAAGCTTTATTAAACGATGCAAAGTCATTCATAGTCTACCTCTTATAAAAGACAACCATCGCTCCTTCATCTTTATAAGGCTATTTTAGCACTAATTTTCGAACTTTTCCCGAGAATTCTCGTACGAATTTTATAGTACAATATCCATATTACAAATTATGCAAGAGCATTGAATTGTCATTGAATTCATGGTTATTTTACATCAAAAATATTACATTTCTTTTGATACTAATGTAACAATACTGTTTCATAATAGTACTTTTATCCTAGATCCATATATATAAATAAAAATTCTTCACCAACATTCTCACTCATCATTTCTTCTTATATCCATCTATTGGACTCAATAAAAAGCATCAAGCTAAAAATCAAAGCACTGCTTTGAGGCTGTAGATAGAGGCCGAAACAGACGGCTGCTTCATCAGCCGCAAATGGGTATATCTTTGATAAGAAACCGAATAAAAATCATACGTGAAATACTCCTTACATGATTAACTTTCTGAAACAATTTATCAAAAAAAGGAGAACAATCCCCTTCTTTGTCTTAACATTCTAGCTGTCAATTGGCAGCTCTACACAGACCCTGCCGGCTTTGCAATCATCAATAACGCTTAGATAGGAGAAAACGCAAGAGATAGTAAAGTCCCAAAACCAGGATAATGGTCACGGTCAGAAACTGATTGAGACTTAAGATGATTGGGAAAACCATAGACAAAACGCTCAAGCACGCTGCCAGCAGCAAAAGGATATTAAAAAGCAGAGTGCGAGTCTTTTCGTCAATCATGCGATTGCGCTCATCAGTCACCTGAATGTAGAGCTTCTCAAAATTTTCCTCCCGTCTTAGGGCCATATTATACCGAATGGTCAGTAAAGAAAGCCCCAGCAGTATGCCGACCATGACTCCTTCCTGCTGATCATCCAGAGAATGAAAATGGCTCCAGGCCAGTCCTACCAAGATGATAAAGATTAAGATACGCCCCACCATAACTTTCCTTTGAAGTTTTTTCCGAAATTCTTGTTTCGTTAATGTTTCCATGTCAGCCTCCTATTTTTCATACGCTTGAAAAATTTTTAACATCACCACAATCAGGAATATTCCCACAAAAGGCAGGATTTCCTTAGGGATAAAATTGGCTTGCAAATGGAGATAATATAAGCCAACCACCACCAAAATAGCCAATAGCCATTTACACAAATAAGTCCATTTCATGATTCATCCTCCTCAAAGAGAAAAACTTCTTCAATCCTTAAATTGAAAAAGGATGCAATTTTATGAGCCAAAAGGAGCGAGGCATTGTAGCGGCCTTTTTCCAAAGAAATAATCGTTTGTCTCGTGACCTCTAGCTTCTCAGCCAGCTCCTCCTGGCTGAGCTTTTTTCTTTTTCGCAATTCTTGAATTCGATTTTCCAAGGCTGCCTCCTTCCCGTAATGTAAAACTAACTTTACTTTTCAGATATAGTATAGCTCCCTTTACATCTTTTGTCAAGAAGAAAGCGGCAAAAAAGAGGCTGGGACAAAAGTCCTAGCCTCTCAATTGTCTTTGGATTGTCGAGCAAGACGCAGTGGTTGAGTGGGCTCTATTACGCTGATTTCATCAGCTTTTACAGCCCTACTCAACTGTGCGGAGGTGGGACGACGAAATCGAATTCTAACGAATTACCGATTTCTGTCCCACTCTCTTTTAGCATCTTGATTGATTTCCTTTGTTATTTGCCTTTTAAAGCTACAGTCAACTCGACACAGGCTCCTCCTTGGTCTGGATTGAGCAGGGTCAGACGACCACCGTGCAAGAGAGCTACCTGCTTAGAAAAGGCTAAGCCGATACCATGATGGGGATTAGCTGAATTGCGGCTTTGGTCACTCTGGTAAAAGAGCCGTTCCGCTCCCAGCAGCATCTCCTCTGAAAATGCAGGGCCGTTGTTCCAGATAGCAAAAACCAACTGGTCCTGCTGCACTGATACCCTTAGCTTGACTTCCTTTTGATCCTGGTCTGCATGTTCAAGCGCATTCAGTAAAATATTGAGCAAAGCCCGCTTGAGATAGTCCAAATGAATCGACAAAATCAGACTAAGATCACAATATTCTTGGAGATAAAAACGATAGCTATCCTGTTTACTGAACAGTGCCCAATCGTCCTGGAGATAAGCCAAAAAGTCCTCTAAGGAAAGCTGACTGAACTGATTAGAATCAATCTGAAAAGTCTTAGCGTAATCAATAAGAGAGCCACAATATTCTTCCATCTTGTGACTAGCCTGCAAAATCTCAGCAGCATAGTCTGCCTGTGGCTGGCCCAACTGCGCCAATTCCAAGAGCTCAGCATTCCCCTTAATCACAGTTAGGGGCGTTTTTAAATCGTGCGATGTCGCTGATAGCTGTAAAATCAACTCCTGATTATGCTGCTGCTCTTTTTCTAGAAGACGAGCATTTTCTTGGTGGCTGCTCCGTAAATCGCTATAGACTTCTAGCATTTCCTCAATCCGAAAAAGCTGGCCTTGATTTTCTTCTAAAAGCTTCTTGCTCTTTAGCATTTTTATTTCCCTGTCGATTTTTCGGAGCAATTTCAAAATATGATAAAAAGTAATCAGCAGCAAGCTTCCTGCCCAAAAGAATAAGGTGAAAAGGGCATAATCACTTCCTTGCGTAAATTCATAGCCTATAAGCACAAAAATCAAAACATGGAAAAAGACGATTTTTAAACTGGTTGTCCAGACTAGGCTTTTGAAATTTCGTGTTCTAATTGCCATCTATAGCCTACTCCTCTCACGGTTGCGATTGCTTGCAACCCTTCTTGTTTGCATTTTTGACGAATCTGATATACGTATTCTGAGATGGAGCGAAGCTGTGTTTCTGAACTTTCCGGGTAAAGCAAGGTATGAAGACGTTCAGCTGAAAAGGTCTGCTTGGGATTGCTAGCTAGTAAATGCAGTAACTTAAACTCTCGCTCTGAAAATTTCAAGACTTTACCAAAACAGGCAACTTCATAGCGCTCTGGATAAAATTGACAAGAAGCAATTTCAGAATATCGCTCCTCACGTCTTTCCTCCCGCCTAAGATGAGCCCTGACACGCGCCAGCAATTCTTTAGTTCCAAAAGGCTTGACAATATAGTCATCTGCTCCGCGAAAGAGCCCTTCCACCTTGTCTGCCTCCAACTCCTTAGCCGTCAGAAAGATGATTGGACACGAAAGATGTGGACGAATGTAGGAACACAGCTCAAAACCATTAACAGGCTCCATCATCACATCCAGCAGAATCAAGTCATATCCGACAAAATGCGTCAGCTCTATGTCTTCTATCCGATCAAGCGTCTTCACATCATAAGCATCGAGCTCTAGGACGTTTTTCACCAGCTTCAAAATGCTCCGGTCGTCATCAACCACCAAAATACGATACTGTCTCATGATTTCCATTATAGCATACCTCTAGCGAACATCTCGTTTCAAGGTTAAGAATATAGCAGAGCTCCAAACCAAAGCTAACCATAACAGCTGTATTCCTAGCCCTGATAGATCTATTGAATGCTGAAGTCCTTCATACTCAAAAAGATTTAGCGTAGCCAGATCGGGCAGGTACTTTGCTTCTTTGATGAAGGTTGCCAATAAACGGCTGAGGCCAATCAAGAGAGGAAAGAGCACCGACACCGGCACAACCAAGATTGAAATAACAAAGCGAGGCCGGCAGTTAAAAAAGCCAGAAAAAAATTGCTGAGAAGACCAAAAGAGCTGTAATAGAGAAATTTCCCCAGTAAGGACCAGCTAAAGTCTAGGCCAAAACGAGCCAGCATAACAAGGAAACAGCTGCCTATCATGATACTGTAGAGGACCAAGAGCAGCAAGACCAGAAAAAAGGATTTCCCAGCCAACCAAGCCGTTCTATTTGATACGGTTAGAAAATTCGTTCGCATCCCAGACTTGACAAACTCCTGGGCAAAATAGAGCGAAGTAAAGATGACGATGACAGGCTGCGCCAGATAGAGGGCATGCAAAGCCTCACTCAGAGCCTTTGTCTGACCAACTGCTGTCTGACTGTAGTCAAGATTCATCAGAAAAAATGGAACGACTACCAGAACCACCAAGGCGGCACCAAGAGCGAGATAGTGAGAACGGAACTTAATCCATTCACTTTTAAGCAGAGCTTTGATCATCAGTAGCGCCCTCCTAAATCCGTCTTCAAAAAGCGCAGAGAGGTCATACCGCCGATGACTAGTAACCATGCACCAAGTATCAAGAGCCCTTGCAAGGGATTGTTGACATATTGGGAAGTTGGCGTTGCAGCAAACAACTCTCCTGCTGGCTGTGGCAGATAAGCTCCCCAACTCGTGTGAGCTGCCAGGTAGTTTCCCAGATTATAGATTTGGGGTACGAGAAAAAGCAGAGGTACTAGCATGGTCCGAGCCAACAAACCTAACAAAAACGAAAGGATTCCCAATAAGGTCAGAGATAAGGTTTTCCACAAAATCAAACTCCAAGCTGCCTGATTGAGCAGAATCGGATCAAGTCCTTCCTTTCCTAAAGCGAGATGCATGACCATATAACTAAAGTAGATTGATAAAAAGCTAGTGGCAAGAGAAAAGCAAGTAAAGGTCATGAGTTTCCCCACAAGCAACTTCAGGCGGTTATTACAAGTCAAGAGACTGGTTCTCAAGCTATGAGACTGAAATTCCATAGCTCCCAAAATTCCAGCTAAAATGACCAAAACCATGACCGCCATAGAAGCCCCGTTGAGACCTAGATATTCCAGCGGATCAATGGCGTTTATCAGATTAGGAACCGTCTCAGGCGTAGCATCCAAGCCAATAGACAAATACTGTCGGCCCTCCAGCCAGGATACGACAGGCACCAATAGCAACATAAAGGCCAGACTCACTTTGAAAGCCTTGGTTAAGCGAATTTTCAACCATTCTGAATGCAATAAAGACATCGTTTCTTTCATCTTAAACCTCCTCTGTCAAATCAAAGAAGAGATCTTCTAGACTATTTGAATCTTGCAGCACCTCTTCCAATCGTCCCTGCTCAATAATTCGCCCATGATGAATCAAGACTACATCATCAGTCACCATTTGCACCTCTGACAGGATGTGGGAGGATAGAAGTACCGTTTTCCCTAAATCAGCCTGCTGACGGATGAACTTTCTAAACCACTTAATCCCACTTGGATCCAGTCCATTGGTCGGTTCATCTAATATAAGAAACTGAGGATCACCCAGCAAAGCTGCTGCTAAACCCAACCGCTGACCTTCCCCCAGAGACAGGCTTGACAAGAGGTCCTTCCTCTTATGAGCGATTCCAGTCATCTCCAAAACCTCATCGATCCGAGACTTGGGAATAGCATTACTCGCCGCAATAATTCTCAAGTGGTCATAGACCTTTCGATTTGGCAGACCTCCAATGCCGTCAAAGGCTGCACCTACCGTTCTGAGCGGATAAGTCATCGACTGGTAGGTCTGCCCATCAAAAGTCGCCGTTCCTGCTGTCGCCCGATCTAATCCCAAGAGAATCCTCAAGGTCGAACTTTTCCCTGCACCATTTGGGCCCAGAAAGGCTGTAATCCGCCCGCTTCTAGCTGTAAAAGAAATATCTTCTAAAATCTGCTTGCTGCCATGCTTTTTGCAGATTCCTTCTATTTTTACTATATGTTCCATATTGAACTCCTTTTGATTTTTCTTTAGTATATAGGGGCAAGTTCAGAGAAAGTTCAGACAAGAAAAGAAACTTGCCTTGCGACAAGTTTCTTTTCTATACTTTCAGTTTTCTCAATATGAATTTCTTTTCTTGACTTACTCACTTAGTTCACCTCTTTTACCATTATAGTAATTTTTTAATTCATCATAGGAGTGAATCTCATGTTCTTGACCATCTACAGAATAGTCAGCTTTGATTTTAACTCCAGACAAAGTCTCCTGCCCCTTAGGCGCAAACCAATGAAGAAGTGTGTCGAAGACCTCGGCATTCCCCATTTGATCATAGCGCATGGATAACTTTTCATCTCCATTAATTATTCCCTTTTCTATATTAGGAAACATACTGAACAAGTTGATGTTAGAATCAGGTTTCCCATTACTAGCGCTAGTAATACTTCTATAATCAGTTGCATAGTAGTAACCTATGTCAGAAATACGATCACTTAAATTTGTCATGGAAAGTGAAATAATATCTAATTCTTTTGTGCTAGGAATTTTATCTGAATCAGTTGGACTATAATAGTCTCCCTTTCCTAGATTATAGTAAAGCTTTTCCACTTCAGAGATGGGTTTCCCAGCTTCTAGTACCTCAATATAAATAGTGTCCTTATAGGCTGGTCCTCCAAATGTAGGAAGGCCAATACGTATAACTTCATTTTTTTTATTCTCTTTACGAACTTTTTCTAACACATTGACTGTAGAGCCTTTTTGAGTATCTAAATCATAGTACGAAAAACTAATAAATTCTGTATTTGTGCTCTTAGAATCTTTCAATCTTATTTCCTTGTAGCTTCTGCCAAAAAGATACCGCCCTCCAACTAACACTGTATCAGCACCAGAAAGAATATATTTCTTTTCATCCCCTAACACTTTGATTTTATTTATATCCAATTCATTTACTGATTTAATAATTTTGGGTTCAGATTCTTTTTCTGAAGAGCGCTGATGATAAAAATAAACGACTCCAAGAACTATGAAAGAAATTGTTACAATCATCCCAATCCAATATCTATATCTCATCGTCTCACCCCTTTATATCAAAACGTTGTATTAGAGCCTACTAAATTTGAAAAATACTTAGAATCCGTCGTTTGCCAATCTGCATAAGAGAAACTTTCTATCTTAGATAAACTCAGCAGTCCGTCATATACACCCTGAAAACTAATTTCTTTCTTACTTTTATCACTAACAATATGATTACAATTAACTTGAAATAATTCCTTTACATTAAAAAGTCTTACAACAAGTTCTTATCTCATTTTTCGACTGCATCCCAGAGCTGGCGGATACTTTTTTTCTGCACGGGATCGACAAAGTGTGGGGCGATTTCCACCAGAGATTGCAAGACAAAAGCCCGCTCAGCCACATAAGGATGAGGAACTATCAAATTTGGACTGTATATCTCCTCTTGCCCTATGTAAAGGATATCCAGATCAATCACACGCGGTCCCCATTTGATCTCCCGCACACGCCCTAAATCAGCTTCGATGGCCAAGAGCGTCTGCATTAACTCCTCAGGATTGAGCCAAGTCTCAACTTCAACAACTTGATTGAGAAACGGATCCTGCTCAACGCCACCCCAAGGCTCTGTCTCGATACGGCTTGATGCCTGCAAAATTCTTATATTTTGCTCTGCCATTTTTTCCAAAGCAACATCCAGATTGGCAGCTAGGCTGCCTTGATTGCTACCCAGAGCAATAAAGGCCTTCCGCTTTTGACGCACTAGCTTGACTGAGCAGGTCTCTAAAGGCAGAGGCACTGGTGCCCAAGGCTTCTTGACTTCCAAGCTGACCTTCTGTACCAAAGGGTGAGTCAGAAAAATCCGATCAATCAGCTTGTAAGCCAGCGTCTCAATCAAGTCTTCCTTGCTTTCCTGACACCAGCGGGTCAAATCTTGAGCCAATTCTCCATAGTGGATAGAAGCCGTCAGGTCGCCTGTTTTGGCAGCCCGAGTCATATCATAGTCCAAAATCAGATCCAGCACAAAACGCTGGCCTAATTCCTTCTCTGCTCCAAACAGACCGTGATAAGCATATACTTCCAAATCCTTTATGCGCAGCTGATCCATTCCCTTATCCTTTCTGATTCAAGTTTCTGCATTTCATCCTTGATAAAACTATCTAACCTTTCCGGACACGCTCCACCTCTGATAAGATCAATGTCCCATCAGCTTGTAAGCTTCATTTTTTAGGTCCTTGTCCGTCGCTAAAACACCGCGAGCTGCTGTTGTAACCGTTGCAGTGCCAGGCTTTCTGACTCCGCGCATATTCATACACATATGCTCAGCTTCCACCCAGACCAAGGCTCCCTGAGCACCAAGATAGTCCATCAAGGCTTCAGCAATCTCTACGGTCAATCGCTCTTGAATCTGCGGTTTCTTGGCATAGACCTCTACCGTTCGGGCCAGCTTGGACAAGCCTGCTACCCGACCATTAGGAACATAGGCGATATGAACCTTCCCATAAAATGGCAGGAAGTGGTGCTCACACATGGAATGAAAGAAAATATCCTTCTCCACCACCATATTATTGTCAATGATTTCAAAAGACTTGGCCAGATGCTCCTCAGCAGTCTCACCCAGCCCAGCAAAGATTTCCTGGTACATTTTAGCAATGCGCTGTGGCGTCTCCTGCAAGCCTTCTCGGCTTCCGTCTTCTCCAACCGCCTCAATAATCTGGGCTACAGCTGCTTCAATTTTCTTCGTGTCCATATATGCTCCTATGTTCATTTTTGTTTTTTGATAATTGACTTGACTGAGAAGGACGCTCAGCAAAGTCTAACTTGCTATTTTCAAGGATTACTTTTCTGACTTGAGCCAGAAAATATAGAGAGCCCGTAATCAGCAAAAGCTCATCTGACTCATGCTCTACTGCTAAATAATCTGCTAAATAATCCGACCATTCTTTGTAAGACAGACCTTGCTGCTCAGCCAAGGCTTGCATGCTCTCTTTAGAAAAACTCCGCGGATCAGCAAAGGCTGTCAAGTTTATATCTGCTTTGGGAATCTTTTGTAGCAGCCCCACCATATCATCCAAGGCTTTGGTTTGGATACAAGCAAATAAAATGTGCTTCTTATACGTCTGATAATGCTGATCCAGTGTCGCAGCTAGCGACCGCAGGGCATGGGGATTATGGGCTCCATCCAGAAGGATGAGCGGCTGATCCGATATTCTTTCCAAACGCCCTGGCCATACAGCAGCAAGCAAGGCCCTCTCAACCTCTTCTTTTGTCAACAAGGGCAGCGACTGCAACTGGCAGTATAGGTCACACAAGTGCAGAGCCAATCCAGCATTGTCCGCCTGATGCAGGCCCATCAGAGCTGTTTGATACGAATCTTTGGCCCGATAGGCATTCGAAAAGGAAAAGCACTCCCCCTTCTCTGACTCTTGATGTTCCACTTGATAAGCTTGAGACCAAGCAAAGAGCGGAGCATCTTTTTCAGCAGCCTTTTGCTCGACTACTGCCAGAGCCTCCAGCTCCAACCTACCTGTCACAAGGGGAACTCCAGGCTTGATAATGCCTGCTTTTTGCTGGGCAATAGCCTCTAGACTGTCACCCAGCAAGGCCACATGATCCAGACCGACTGTCGTGATAGCAGTCAGCAAGGGCTGACAGACATTGGTACTGTCCAAAAGCCCACCCATGCCGACCTCGATAATAGCCACATCCACCTGCTGCTGGACAAAATAATCATAAGCCAGAGCAGTTACAATCTCAAACTCAGTCACCCCCTGCAAGCAAGAGTCTGTCGCATGCTGGGCTAAGAGTTCTTGATAAAGACGCAGCAAGGACTGAAGGTCTTGGTCGGAGATCGCATTGCCATTAATGGCAATCTGCTCATTGTAGTTGACTAGGTAGGGAGAGGTAAAGGTGCCAACACGCAGGTCTCGCACTCCCAAAAGTTGGCGCAAATGGGCAATGGTTGAGCCCTTGCCATTCGTCCCTGCAATATGAATGGCTGGTAGCTGCAAATGCGGATTCCCCCGCAGCTCCAGCAAACGCTCCATCCGCTCCAAACCAAAATTGGGACTGGCTGTCCGATAGGCTTCCAGCCAGCTTAAATCAGGTAACTCTTGTTTTTTCATCTTACTTATACTGACCTAGATTGAGATCTTCTGTCTGCTGCGCTAGACGAATCGCATCGCCAACGGCAGCAGCCATCCGGTGCTTAGCAACTTCGTGTACTCTGACAACTTCAACACCTCTGCTGGCCGCAAGGCTAGTCAGATGGGCTGAAGCTATATCACGGTTTTCAAAGCCTTCCTGAGTCTCAGGATTGACCTCAAAGCCGTTTTCTTCTAAGATACTAACGAGAAACCGCTTACGAGAAACCCCAAGAAAAATAGGGAAACCAGCCTGATGGAGACTACCCAGCTCCTGCAAAATGAGAAGATTCTCCCGCTTGGTTAAACCGAAACCAATCCCTGGATCCAGCATGATATTATCACGCGAAAGACCAGCATTTTCGGCCACCTTCAAAGATTTCTCAAAACACTTCCACATTAGTTCTGCAATCGGCAGCTCTGTAAAAAGAGATAACTCTTCCTTTGTGAAGGCTGAACCAAAGCCAAATTCTGGGAAAATCCTTGAGCTGGCATGTTGAGGACGAGCCATCACCGGATTAAACATGACAATGACTGGCGCGCCATATTCCGCAGCTATCTCTGCCATCTTTTCATCGCCCAAGAGACCAGTAATATCGTTGATGATATCTGCACCCGCAGCCAATGCCGCTGCAGCCACTTCCGACTTCCAAGTGTCCACAGAAATTACAATATCACTTTCCCTACGAATAGCTTCAATGACTGGCACCACCCGCTCTATCTCTTCTTGAATAGCCACAAAATGACTGCCTGGCCGAGTAGACTCACCACCAATATCCAGCATGTGAGCTCCCTCAGCAATCAGCTTTCTAGCCTGAGCCAATGCCGTCTCAACCGTATTGTAGCGCCCACCATCTGAAAAGGAATCCGGCGTCGCATTGATAATGCCACAGAGGCCCGTTCGGCCATCTGGAGCAATTGCTTTTAGATTCACCATTTGACTTTCATCTCATTTCTATCGACTGCCCTGCTCTTCAACAAAAAAGGCACACTCATCTAGTGTACCGCAAAGCTCTCAGCAGATGCAGCATCCAGTCCTATGAACTGCACTCGACTTCACAAGAAGACCTTATCTAGTCCCTTGTTTCATTTACCATTTTACCATAATTCTTCTATTTGACAAAACACTTTCTAAAAGCAAAAGGGCAAAAGGCTGAGAATAATCATATTTCGGAGAACATGGGCCAGCATAGACAGCTCCAAACGCTGAAAATAAGGCCTGAGGAGATGGGCAAAGACTAGTCCCAAAACTAGATAGGAGAGAAAACACAGAGTTTCCTGAGGATTTTTCGCAAGAGAAAAGCAGAGCAAACCTAGTGCAATCCCCCAGCTCTTCCGATAGCGAAGAGGGAAGTCCCTACCAACAAATTTCGGTGCCGCAGGAGATAAAACGGCGATGTCAATCCCCAGAAGCAAAAGAGAAGATGATAGAAAACTCTCCGTCAGCATCTGCTCCACCGCCTGTCCTGACTGTACCTCCTTGCCACACAGCAGAAGAACCCCCACAGCATTGACCAAAATCATCAAAAAATACAAGAAAAGCAGGTGTCGATAGTTGCTTGACTGACGCAGAGAACCTTTGATTTCCTGCAATTCCCTGGAAAAATAAAAGGCGCAACAAAAAAGCAACCCCAGCAAGCCCACCATAAAAAGCAGATTAGCATGACTAAAGACCAAGCGATGAGGTATTGGATGGATCATGAGCAGCAGTCCCGTCTGAGTCAACATAGCCATTAGTAACAATTGAATGATTTTTTCTAATTTCAGCATATTCTCTCCATTCTTCTCTTATCATTATAGAAGAAGTAAGAGCAAGCTGGGAGAAATCCCCTCAAATGTCCTAATTTGTGCCTCAAATGACAAAAAAAGCAGATATTCTCTGCTTTCCTACTTGTTCACCAAACCTGTCAGTATCATGATGAGTACTGCAACTCCATTTCTCAGCATGTGTGCCAAAATAGACATTTCCAAACGCTTAAATATATAAGCAACTGCGGCTAAAACAGCACCCATACCTGCATATATAACAAAACTGCCGATGTTGGTCGGACTATGAAAAAGACCAAAAAGAATGACTCCTACAACCAATCCCAAAACATAATGCTTGG
Protein-coding sequences here:
- a CDS encoding HAMP domain-containing histidine kinase, producing the protein MAIRTRNFKSLVWTTSLKIVFFHVLIFVLIGYEFTQGSDYALFTLFFWAGSLLLITFYHILKLLRKIDREIKMLKSKKLLEENQGQLFRIEEMLEVYSDLRSSHQENARLLEKEQQHNQELILQLSATSHDLKTPLTVIKGNAELLELAQLGQPQADYAAEILQASHKMEEYCGSLIDYAKTFQIDSNQFSQLSLEDFLAYLQDDWALFSKQDSYRFYLQEYCDLSLILSIHLDYLKRALLNILLNALEHADQDQKEVKLRVSVQQDQLVFAIWNNGPAFSEEMLLGAERLFYQSDQSRNSANPHHGIGLAFSKQVALLHGGRLTLLNPDQGGACVELTVALKGK
- a CDS encoding lantibiotic ABC transporter permease, translating into MKETMSLLHSEWLKIRLTKAFKVSLAFMLLLVPVVSWLEGRQYLSIGLDATPETVPNLINAIDPLEYLGLNGASMAVMVLVILAGILGAMEFQSHSLRTSLLTCNNRLKLLVGKLMTFTCFSLATSFLSIYFSYMVMHLALGKEGLDPILLNQAAWSLILWKTLSLTLLGILSFLLGLLARTMLVPLLFLVPQIYNLGNYLAAHTSWGAYLPQPAGELFAATPTSQYVNNPLQGLLILGAWLLVIGGMTSLRFLKTDLGGRY
- a CDS encoding AraC family transcriptional regulator gives rise to the protein MNDFASFNKALEYIDNHLDSNIESSEIYRITSYSYDVFARIFSIISGISLGEYIRFRKLSKAAEDLQEGRGNIAEVAMTYGYSSPDSFSYAFKKFHGISPSDVKSGQSFHIAQPLRFSVTISGGEFDASIKEKESFKLVGISQSLSPDEMSIEVWQNLGQKLQEKIGYIKPESIEMYGLYFQTEENTEIQYMIAYHLSDNVIEKQAIQMGLTVIEIPAMKYAVLGLEGEVPANIHSAWNYLVGVFLPQEGYKYADSYELELYHGNNVKSSDFYIELWVPIKKV
- a CDS encoding helix-turn-helix transcriptional regulator, yielding MENRIQELRKRKKLSQEELAEKLEVTRQTIISLEKGRYNASLLLAHKIASFFNLRIEEVFLFEEDES
- a CDS encoding ATP-binding cassette domain-containing protein; protein product: MEHIVKIEGICKKHGSKQILEDISFTARSGRITAFLGPNGAGKSSTLRILLGLDRATAGTATFDGQTYQSMTYPLRTVGAAFDGIGGLPNRKVYDHLRIIAASNAIPKSRIDEVLEMTGIAHKRKDLLSSLSLGEGQRLGLAAALLGDPQFLILDEPTNGLDPSGIKWFRKFIRQQADLGKTVLLSSHILSEVQMVTDDVVLIHHGRIIEQGRLEEVLQDSNSLEDLFFDLTEEV
- a CDS encoding ABC transporter ATP-binding protein, translated to MMVNAVEIHNLTISYSNDKILDNIDLFLEKGKVYGLVGENGSGKSTLINCILGLIPWEKGEITIFNKPVYFNKTRRYIFSICSAVLQDVSLPKRLTVKECLQLFAILGRGNTEKIEEVIHLLQLDEQEGVAYDELSFGQKQRVIIGTALLQKFDILFLDEPTNGLDTETRHTLFSVMSSLRQEGKTIVFISHREEEISAVCDDILFIGDKKVTVRKGSLS
- the folK gene encoding 2-amino-4-hydroxy-6-hydroxymethyldihydropteridine diphosphokinase, with amino-acid sequence MDQLRIKDLEVYAYHGLFGAEKELGQRFVLDLILDYDMTRAAKTGDLTASIHYGELAQDLTRWCQESKEDLIETLAYKLIDRIFLTHPLVQKVSLEVKKPWAPVPLPLETCSVKLVRQKRKAFIALGSNQGSLAANLDVALEKMAEQNIRILQASSRIETEPWGGVEQDPFLNQVVEVETWLNPEELMQTLLAIEADLGRVREIKWGPRVIDLDILYIGQEEIYSPNLIVPHPYVAERAFVLQSLVEIAPHFVDPVQKKSIRQLWDAVEK
- a CDS encoding response regulator transcription factor encodes the protein MEIMRQYRILVVDDDRSILKLVKNVLELDAYDVKTLDRIEDIELTHFVGYDLILLDVMMEPVNGFELCSYIRPHLSCPIIFLTAKELEADKVEGLFRGADDYIVKPFGTKELLARVRAHLRREERREERYSEIASCQFYPERYEVACFGKVLKFSEREFKLLHLLASNPKQTFSAERLHTLLYPESSETQLRSISEYVYQIRQKCKQEGLQAIATVRGVGYRWQLEHEISKA
- the folE gene encoding GTP cyclohydrolase I FolE; its protein translation is MDTKKIEAAVAQIIEAVGEDGSREGLQETPQRIAKMYQEIFAGLGETAEEHLAKSFEIIDNNMVVEKDIFFHSMCEHHFLPFYGKVHIAYVPNGRVAGLSKLARTVEVYAKKPQIQERLTVEIAEALMDYLGAQGALVWVEAEHMCMNMRGVRKPGTATVTTAARGVLATDKDLKNEAYKLMGH